In one Tepidisphaeraceae bacterium genomic region, the following are encoded:
- a CDS encoding PP2C family protein-serine/threonine phosphatase, whose translation MDEAAKRYARRILLAHLLAFAVLIAFVVFAAREVYDRTRKELIDRTAARQTVLLNQTARGIESFYDGIATDLNLLRQAEATSLPEMSVQAPSPTPLADLMWQQLKGRASRVFVFDKTAGQATDIGATDDATPTAAIVAQTMAWLTGITTTAVSKYQQVDGQGMNLVCVPSADDARVFVAAVPVAHIDQQFMQEVNKQSTMGLTLVDDALATMATSNTAMVGMNLLNIPDETLQASVKQVISRGESATLLFERRIDFQGVRLQPAIVSAEPVKLPGKTWWVYIATSMDAVDTDLVSVFRRAIIWAGIAIVGLTAVLLSTAIVMIRERVRTERMQHAMLRRELDQAREIQLAWLPDRDTTEKPKSIDVAGLNIPASHISGDFYNWFELPDGRTVIAIGDVTGHGMAAAFLMATTQLLVRTTMPRVGEPGKCLQEVNRQLCVQVFNGQFVTMTLLVLDLEQGVIDIATAGHPPPLICEGGAYDELPITPELVMGIEADIAYPTERFALPPEAGLLLYTDGLPDAQAPSGDRLGADGLRKALFGHYGSSQGLLDATIRLVNEFRGPMALHDDLTLVAIQLSRARTRVARAVEA comes from the coding sequence ATGGATGAAGCCGCCAAGCGATATGCCCGCCGGATCTTGCTCGCCCATCTGTTGGCGTTTGCCGTCCTTATCGCGTTCGTCGTCTTCGCGGCCCGCGAGGTGTACGACCGCACGCGGAAGGAACTGATCGACCGCACCGCGGCCCGGCAGACGGTGCTGCTAAACCAGACCGCGCGCGGCATCGAAAGCTTCTACGACGGCATCGCGACCGACCTCAACCTGCTGCGCCAAGCCGAGGCCACGAGTCTGCCCGAAATGTCAGTCCAGGCGCCGTCGCCAACGCCACTTGCGGACCTGATGTGGCAGCAGTTGAAGGGTCGCGCGTCGCGTGTCTTCGTGTTCGACAAGACGGCTGGCCAGGCAACCGACATCGGCGCCACCGATGACGCCACCCCGACCGCGGCCATCGTCGCGCAGACGATGGCCTGGCTGACCGGCATCACCACCACCGCCGTCAGCAAGTATCAACAGGTTGACGGCCAAGGCATGAACCTCGTTTGCGTGCCCAGTGCCGACGACGCCCGCGTGTTCGTTGCCGCCGTGCCGGTGGCACACATCGACCAGCAGTTCATGCAGGAGGTGAACAAACAGTCGACGATGGGCCTGACGCTCGTCGACGATGCGCTTGCCACCATGGCCACCAGCAACACCGCCATGGTTGGCATGAACCTGCTGAACATCCCGGACGAAACCCTGCAGGCATCGGTAAAGCAGGTCATCTCGCGCGGCGAGTCGGCGACGCTGCTGTTTGAGCGCAGGATCGACTTCCAGGGCGTGCGCCTGCAGCCCGCGATCGTTAGTGCGGAACCGGTGAAGTTGCCGGGCAAGACGTGGTGGGTCTACATCGCGACGTCGATGGACGCGGTAGATACCGACCTCGTCAGCGTCTTCCGCCGGGCGATCATCTGGGCGGGCATCGCGATCGTCGGGCTGACGGCCGTGCTGCTGAGCACTGCCATCGTCATGATTCGCGAACGTGTGCGCACCGAACGAATGCAGCACGCGATGTTGCGGCGCGAACTGGATCAGGCCCGCGAGATCCAACTCGCATGGCTGCCGGACCGCGATACCACCGAAAAGCCAAAATCGATTGATGTGGCGGGGCTCAATATTCCCGCCAGTCACATCAGCGGTGATTTCTACAATTGGTTCGAACTGCCCGACGGGCGAACGGTGATCGCGATCGGCGACGTCACCGGTCACGGCATGGCGGCGGCGTTTTTGATGGCGACCACGCAGTTGCTCGTGCGCACCACGATGCCGCGCGTCGGTGAGCCCGGCAAGTGCCTGCAGGAGGTCAACCGGCAGCTCTGCGTGCAGGTCTTCAACGGCCAGTTCGTCACCATGACGCTGCTCGTGCTGGACCTGGAGCAGGGCGTGATCGACATCGCCACCGCTGGCCATCCACCACCATTGATTTGCGAAGGTGGCGCATACGACGAACTGCCGATCACACCGGAACTGGTGATGGGGATTGAGGCGGACATCGCCTATCCCACCGAGCGATTCGCATTGCCGCCCGAGGCCGGTCTATTGCTCTACACCGATGGGCTGCCCGACGCCCAAGCGCCCAGCGGCGATCGGCTGGGGGCCGACGGTT
- the treY gene encoding malto-oligosyltrehalose synthase, whose protein sequence is MAISTDDLSRILRKTLDRAALRRLPESTYRVQFHKGFTFNDATAIVPYLANLGITHLYASPYLEAVPGSTHGYDVIDHNTLNPELGTPADYEALLAALKQHGMSHILDTVPNHMGVATNANQLWQDVLENGPASRYGRFFDITWEGSPRASLHGRVLIPTLGSHYGDVLEKGELKLAYDGGAFAVKYYERTFPISPRAYPKVLSHGLDAAGLDASVSAQLREIITACEALPDRCDGPAVTDERHAAKEQIKQRLAKLTTANDAARQFIDRAVAAFNGTPGDAASFDRLDALLQHQCFRLAYWKSAPDEINYRRFFDVNDLAALAMERPEVFEAAHGFTLDLLAQGKVAGLRVDHPDGLYDPAAYFRRLQAHYLLAVAQQVVQDDAELKDVDWTAVRPPLLERLERDLPSAGDGPNRWPLYVLGEKILAMDEPLPTQWALHGTSGYDFLNMANGLFVDATNAEAFTKLYDEWTGGHTSFEQLVYEKKKLILTISLASELRMLAILLDNVAQRDRRYSDFTLTGLTNALREMIACFPVYRSYITDDGTSDVDVKRIEAATDAAIERNPKTGPAVFHFIRDTLLMRGGKRFSEDDRAAQRRFIGKFQQLTSPTTAKGIEDTSFYIYNRLLSLNEVGGEPSHFGISPDDLHRYFAERQRDWPYAMSTLSTHDTKRSEDVRARLNVLSEIPDEWQRHLQRWGELNAPHRQQVAGQTVPDRNEEYAIYQTLVGAWPIDAGSDAAAADFENRVRAFMVKAMREAKVHTSWTDSNTAYEAAVAAFISKIFDPSIATAFRDDFLAFQRKVNRYGMINGLSQSLIKLTCPGVPDTYQGTEEWDLSLVDPDNRRPVDYTRRMQHLNDTRAALEATPEKHAAAVGQMLSNLEDGRAKQLIHFAALGARRDYPGVFTSGSYQPLQANGDRSQHLFAYARTSGDMTAIVAVPRLVVGLSDDGAPPMGERSWRNTRLLLPAAARGKRLLDVFTNTVHRIDDDGDPSITCAELFSAFPVVLLISQPSQ, encoded by the coding sequence ATGGCCATCTCAACCGACGATCTGTCCCGCATCCTCCGCAAAACGCTGGATCGCGCCGCGCTGCGCCGACTGCCGGAATCCACGTATCGCGTGCAGTTCCACAAGGGATTCACCTTCAACGACGCCACCGCGATCGTGCCGTATCTGGCTAATCTAGGCATCACGCATCTGTACGCCTCGCCGTACCTGGAAGCGGTGCCCGGCAGCACGCACGGGTACGACGTGATCGACCACAACACGCTTAACCCCGAGTTGGGCACGCCCGCCGATTACGAGGCGCTGCTGGCGGCGTTGAAGCAGCATGGCATGTCGCACATCCTCGACACCGTGCCGAACCACATGGGCGTGGCGACGAACGCGAATCAACTCTGGCAGGACGTGCTGGAGAATGGTCCCGCGTCGCGCTACGGCCGATTCTTCGACATCACGTGGGAAGGTTCACCGCGGGCCAGCTTGCATGGCCGGGTGCTGATCCCCACGCTCGGGTCGCATTACGGCGACGTGCTGGAGAAGGGTGAACTGAAGCTCGCGTACGACGGCGGGGCGTTTGCGGTGAAGTATTACGAGCGAACGTTCCCGATCTCGCCGCGCGCGTACCCGAAGGTGCTATCGCACGGATTGGACGCCGCTGGACTGGACGCGTCCGTAAGTGCGCAGTTGCGCGAGATCATCACCGCCTGCGAAGCGCTGCCAGATCGCTGCGATGGCCCGGCGGTGACTGACGAGCGCCACGCAGCGAAGGAACAGATCAAGCAGAGGCTCGCGAAGCTGACCACGGCCAACGACGCCGCTCGACAGTTCATCGACCGGGCCGTGGCAGCGTTTAACGGCACGCCCGGTGACGCGGCCAGCTTCGATCGTTTAGACGCTCTACTGCAACACCAGTGCTTCCGGCTGGCGTACTGGAAGTCCGCACCCGACGAGATCAACTACCGCCGGTTCTTCGACGTGAACGACTTGGCCGCCCTGGCGATGGAGCGGCCGGAGGTGTTCGAGGCGGCGCATGGATTTACGCTCGATTTGCTGGCGCAGGGCAAAGTTGCCGGGCTTCGCGTTGATCACCCCGACGGCCTATACGATCCAGCGGCTTACTTCCGTAGGCTGCAGGCGCACTATCTGCTCGCGGTGGCGCAACAGGTCGTGCAGGACGATGCGGAGTTGAAGGACGTCGATTGGACTGCGGTTCGGCCACCACTGCTCGAACGGCTGGAACGCGATCTTCCGTCTGCTGGTGACGGCCCGAATCGCTGGCCGCTGTACGTGCTGGGCGAGAAGATCCTGGCGATGGATGAGCCGCTGCCGACGCAGTGGGCGCTGCACGGCACCAGCGGGTACGACTTCCTGAACATGGCCAACGGCCTCTTCGTCGACGCCACCAATGCCGAAGCCTTCACGAAGCTCTACGACGAATGGACCGGCGGGCACACGTCGTTCGAGCAGCTCGTGTACGAGAAGAAGAAGCTGATCCTCACGATCTCGCTCGCCAGCGAGCTGCGCATGCTCGCGATCCTGCTCGACAACGTCGCCCAACGCGATCGCCGCTACAGCGACTTCACGTTGACCGGTCTCACGAATGCACTGCGGGAAATGATTGCCTGCTTCCCGGTCTATCGGTCGTACATCACGGATGACGGCACCTCCGACGTCGACGTTAAACGAATCGAAGCCGCGACCGACGCCGCCATCGAGCGGAATCCGAAGACGGGGCCCGCGGTCTTCCACTTCATTCGCGACACGCTGTTGATGCGGGGTGGCAAGCGATTCTCGGAAGACGATCGCGCGGCGCAGCGGCGGTTCATCGGCAAGTTCCAACAGCTAACCTCGCCCACGACCGCCAAGGGCATCGAGGATACGTCGTTCTACATCTACAACCGCCTGCTTTCGCTGAACGAGGTGGGTGGCGAGCCGTCGCACTTCGGCATCTCGCCGGACGACCTGCATCGTTACTTCGCCGAGCGGCAGCGCGATTGGCCGTACGCGATGTCGACGCTGTCGACGCACGACACGAAGCGCAGCGAAGACGTGCGCGCTCGCTTAAACGTACTATCGGAGATTCCCGATGAGTGGCAGCGGCACTTGCAACGGTGGGGCGAGCTGAACGCGCCGCATCGCCAGCAGGTGGCGGGACAGACGGTGCCGGATCGGAACGAGGAATACGCAATCTATCAGACGTTGGTCGGCGCGTGGCCAATTGATGCCGGTTCCGATGCCGCCGCTGCCGATTTCGAGAATCGCGTACGGGCGTTCATGGTGAAGGCCATGCGCGAGGCGAAGGTGCACACCAGTTGGACCGACAGCAACACCGCCTATGAAGCCGCCGTCGCGGCGTTCATCTCCAAGATCTTCGACCCATCCATCGCGACGGCGTTCCGCGATGACTTTCTCGCCTTCCAGCGCAAGGTCAACCGTTACGGCATGATCAACGGCCTGTCGCAATCGCTGATTAAGCTGACCTGTCCGGGTGTCCCGGATACGTACCAGGGCACCGAAGAGTGGGACCTGAGCCTGGTCGACCCGGACAACCGCCGGCCCGTTGATTACACCCGGCGAATGCAACACTTGAACGATACGCGGGCGGCTCTTGAGGCGACCCCGGAGAAGCACGCGGCGGCTGTGGGGCAGATGCTGAGCAACTTAGAGGATGGTCGGGCCAAGCAACTCATCCACTTCGCCGCCCTGGGTGCCCGTCGGGATTATCCGGGGGTATTTACGTCCGGTAGTTATCAGCCGCTGCAGGCGAACGGCGATCGATCACAACATCTGTTCGCGTATGCCCGCACGAGCGGCGACATGACGGCGATCGTCGCGGTGCCGCGATTGGTCGTGGGACTGTCAGATGATGGCGCGCCGCCAATGGGGGAACGCAGTTGGCGCAACACCCGCTTGCTGCTGCCAGCCGCGGCGCGCGGGAAGCGACTGCTGGACGTCTTCACCAATACGGTGCATCGCATCGACGACGACGGCGATCCTTCGATTACGTGTGCCGAGCTGTTCTCCGCGTTCCCGGTGGTGTTGCTGATCAGCCAGCCGTCGCAGTGA